One genomic window of Medicago truncatula cultivar Jemalong A17 chromosome 1, MtrunA17r5.0-ANR, whole genome shotgun sequence includes the following:
- the LOC120578194 gene encoding uncharacterized protein, whose amino-acid sequence MSVAEYTTKFEELSRFCRYINVEDAMVSKCVKFESGLRPEIYQYICFHEICDFDTLVHKCRLFDDAGKAKVNHYNAVSNKKGKGHGFGKLYNKDKGKKIDSSCASKPSGERVKCFKCGSIEHFSNDCKKGESHISTKCTKLKKAAWRVFALNAEEVEQPDNLIRDMYFINSTPLFGIVDTGATHSFISLSYVERLNLVLTLFFKGMVIDTLANGLMTTSLVCAKFPVNFGNVDFELNVILREDEVGGKFLTTEQVKKYLDGEASVFVMFSSLKESSEKGVDNLPIVQEFPDIFSKLHYRLTAREGNGFLVVFIDDILVYSKSEEEHVEHLRVMLHTFKKKKLFAKFSKCEFWLREVSFLSYVISMGGIAVDPSKVDVVLQWQTSTSVFEIRSFLGLAGYYRSFIEGFSKLNKRLTSTLLLFVLNLKECFVVYCDASTIGLGGLLMQNCQVVAYPSRQLKVHENNYPTHDL is encoded by the exons ATGTCTGTTGCGGAGTATACCACTAAGTTTGAGGAGCTATCAAGGTTTTGTCGCTACATTAATGTTGAGGATGCTATGGTGTCGAAATGTGTGAAGTTTGAGAGTGGATTGAGGCCCGAGATTTATCAGTATATCTGCTTTCATGAGATTTGtgactttgatactttggtgcacAAGTGTCGCCTGTTTGATGACGCTGGGAAGGCTAAGGTGAATCATTATAATGCTGTGAGCAACAAGAAGGGGAAAGGCCATGGTTTTGGAAAGCTGTATAACAAAGACAAAGGGAAGAAGATAGATTCTAGTTGTGCTTCAAAGCCGAGTGGCGAACGAGTTAAGTGCTTCAAGTGTGGTAGCATTGAACATTTTTCTAACGATTGCAAGAAAGGCGAAA GTCATATCAGTACCAAGTGTACCAAGCTGAAGAAAGCGGCGTGGAGAGTTTTTGCATTGAACGCTGAGGAGGTGGAGCAACCAGATAATCTAATCCGAGATATGTattttatcaatagtactcctttgtTTGGAATtgttgatactggtgctacgcattctTTCATCTCGCTTAGTTATGTTGAACGTTTGAATTTGGTTTTAACTCTGTTTTTTAAAGGGATGGTCATCGACACCCTAGCCAATGGCTTGATGACTACTTCCTTAGTTTGTGCTAAGTttcctgttaattttggtaacgttgattttgagttgaatgTTATTTTG AGAGAAGACGAGGTAGGTGGGAAGTTCTTGACTACGGAGCAAGTAAAGAAGTATTTGGATGGTGAAGCTAGTGTGTTTGTGATGTTTAGTTCTTTGAAGGAAAGTAGTGAGAAAGGAGTTGACAATTTGCCAatagtgcaagagtttccagATATTTTTTCCAAACTACATTACCGACTTACCGCTAGAGAGGGAAAtgga TTTTTGGTAGTGTTTATAGACGATATcttggtgtattcaaagtcaGAGGAGGAGCATGTTGAGCATCTTAGAGTTATGTTGCACACTtttaagaagaagaagttgTTTGCTAAGTTTTCGAAGTGTGAGTTTTGGCTGCGGGAAGTGAGTTTTCTTAGTTATGTGATTTCGATGGGTGGTATAGCAGTGGATCCGTCGAAGGTTGATGTAGTGTTGCAGTGGCAGACTTCGACGTCTGTTTTTGAGATAAGAAGTTTTCTTGGTTTGGCGGGTTATTACCGGAGTTTTATTGAAGGATTCTCTAAGTTGAATAAGAGGTTAACTTCAACGTTATTGTTGTTTGTGCTGAATTTGAAGGAATGTTTTGtcgtgtattgtgatgcttctacgATAGGTCTTGGAGGTTTGTTGATGCAGAATTGTCAGGTTGTGGCTTATCCGTCGAGGCAGTTAAAAGTGCATGAGAataattatccgactcatgatttatAA